The window ATGAAATCGTTAAATGTGACCTGTTGCGGAAATTTCGCATACAGGTCATTTTTGTTTATTATAAAGGTTTTTCTCCTCCATTTGTCGAAATTAACTGTATGTTGCAATCATTTGATTGATAGGAGGAATAGAAATGACGTACAAGGTGGAGCAAGTTGAGGATCTAAAAGCAATCGATATTTCTCATTTAGTAAAAGAAAGCGAAACGGAAGGGTACCGATTTTTAACACGACTAGTCAATGATTATGAGGATGGAACAAACACGTTTAACAAACCGGGCGAAGCGCTGTTAGCTGTTCACAATGGAGATGGCGAAGTAGTAGCAATAGGCGGAGTGAATCAATCGCCATTCACTGAAGATACGAATGTTGCGCGTTTGCAAAGATTTTATGTGTTGGATGATGCGAGGCGTCAAGGTGTAGGTTCTCTTTTACTAAAAGAAATCGTGGATTATTCCCGTGGCACTTTCAATGAAATGACGGTGCGAACTGAATCTTCGAAAGCGGATGCTTTTTATAGAGCAAACGGATTCGAACTGGACGACTCCGCTTCTGAGACGACGCATTTGATGAAATTGTAGCATCTGTCAGTGGAATCGTTTCTGTGCCTTGCATGGAAACGATTCTTATTTATATGGTCAATTCTAGGAGGATTGAAATGTTAATTCGCGCTGCAAATATAGGGGATGCACCAGGTATAACAAAAGTCCAAGTGGATAGTTGGAGGACGACGTTCAAGGGGATCGTGCCGGACGATTTTTTGGATAGCCTTTCCTATGCTAAACGGGAACCGGTTTGGAGACGTGCGATAACAGAAAATAATCTATACATAGCAGAAGTTGAGAATGGGCAAGTAATCGGGTTTTCTGTAGGCGGAAAAGAACGAACAGGGAATTATGAAGCGTATACAGGCGAATTATATTCGATTTTTATCTTGGCAGAACACCAAGGAACAGGGATTGGACGATTATTGGTCCAATCTGTAGTCGATGATTTAAAGAAAAAGAAGTTAAATACAATGCTTATTTGGGTCATAGAAGAAAATCCAGCTTGCCGCTTTTATGAGGCTTTAGGTGGGAAAAGAATTGATACGCGGGAAATCGAAATTGGTGGCAAAAAAATGAGAGAAATTGCATATGGTTGGAATGATATAGCGGAGTATAACTAATCGCTATATATTCAATCCATGTATACGTATATACATTAATTGTGTCAGTAACTAGACGCCGCGTAGTAGAAGAGGGTTCAATGAGTTTTCTGATTTTCTTCAGTTAGTGTTGATTACATTTTTTGTGGATTATTCGATAATTCCCATAAGAATTCTATGAAAAGAGGTGAGCGTATGAAGCGTACTAATCATGCTCTAGTCATTGGCGGAACGGGGATGCTCACCGGAGTTTGTCTTTACCTTGCACGTGAAGATTATTCAGTATCTGTCATTGGGCGTACATTTTCGAAGTTTAAACAATTACATGTTGACAGTCAGCCTAATTCTATATTTCCTCTTTTGACTGATTACGATACCGATGATGTAGATGAAGAAGTTAATAAAGCGATTCAAGAACGAGGTCCGTTTGATCTTATTATCAGTTGGACATCAAATTACAGGGTGCTTGAGCGTATTTGTGAAATGAACCATGGGAACGCTTCGTTTCGTTTATTCCATGTAAAGGGTAGCTTACGGTACTTCAAAGATGAGTCTATCCGTATTCATAGCCGGTGCAACTACCGGAAAATCTATTTAGGATTTGTAATTGAAGAGAGTGGATCACGGTGGCTTACACACGATGAGATTGCGAATGGAGTTATTAAACAAATTAGGATAGATGAAGAAGTGGGGATAATAGGTCAAATTCATCCCTATGAAGCACGCCCGAGATAACTAGTTTATGTGTTGGAAATGTTGTAAGGAGGGGGCATTAATGCTGAAACGAAAATATGGAAGTAGGTATGATTGGAAACGAGTAACGGAAAGGGCTTATACGGAGCTTTATATCGACTCAGATTCATCCTTCAAGGGATATGTGAGCTTGCTTCATCTAAAAGAAGTAAGAGAGCCCTTATACATGAGCTACGAGGAGAGAACCGTTTGCATTGCAGATGACGGATATTACTGGATGCAACATTTCCCGGAAGGGCAGAACTATTCAGTTACAACGGTGTTTAATTCCTCGGGTGGTATTGTGCAATGGTATATCGATATATGTAAAAGTATTGGGTATTGTACCAAGAACGGACCGTGGATGGATGATTTATATTTGGATCTCATTGTATTACCGACTGGGAAAATCATTGAAAAGGATATTGATGAGTTGGAAATAGCTTTGAAGAACAAAGAAATTTCTACCTGGGAGTATGAATTAGCTTGGACTGAATTTGATCGACTTAAACTAGAACTGACAGATGGTTGTTTGAAATTAAAGGAGATGACGATGTCTCATTTTGATTTGTTGTCCCAATCTTTTGACGTCGCTGAAAGGGGTAATTGAAATGTTAATTAGAAAAGCCGAGATAGAGGATACAAAAGGAATTGCAAAAGTCCATGTGGATAGCTGGAGGACGACATACAAAGGGATTGTACCAGACACCTTTTTGGAAAGTCTTTCTTATGAACAACGCGAGCTGATGTGGAAAAAGGGGATAAAAGAGAATCACGTATACATAGCGGAAAATGAGAATGGTCGAATCATCGGGTTTTCTACAGGTGGAAAAGAACGTACTGGAAAATATGAAGCACATACAGGGGAATTATATGCAATTTATCTTTTGAAAGAGTATCAGGGAAAAGGAATAGGGCGATCACTCATTCAGTCTGTTGTGAATGATTTAAAAGGAAAGAACTTAAACTCGATGCTCATATGGGCGATAGAAGAGAATCCGGCTTGCCGTTTTTATGAAGCGTTAGGCGGGAAGCGAGTTGACACGGTAGAAATCGAAATTGCAGGCAAGAAGTTGAGTGAAGTTGCTTATGGATGGAATAAAATAGCTGATTTAATAACGAAATAAAATCGTTTAAGAATGGAATGAGAAAATGCAGAAATTGAAAAGAGTTATCAAGATTATTATTCTTTCAATCATCATTTTCTTTGTTGTCGTGATTTCGGGCTCTTGGGTTTATCATTCGACAGTTATGAAAAAAGAAATTGCCTCAACACCAGCGCCAGGATTGCTGGTGGACGTGAAGGGTCATTTAATGCATGTTTACACGGAAGGGGAAGGAGAACAAACGATTGTGTTCCTTTCGGGTGTGGGAACGAGTGCACCTGTGTTGGATTTTAAGCCCCTTTGGTCTGAATTAGCTCCTACATATAAAATCGCGGTTGTAGAAAAAGCCGGATATGGTTGGAGTGATACTGCGGAAGTATCAAGGGAGATTGACATCATTCTTGACGAAAGCCGAACAGCGCTTCAACTCGCGGATGTTCAGCCGCCATATGTTTTGGCTGCTCATTCAATGTCAGGATTGGAAGCTATCCGTTGGACCCAAAAGTATCCGGAAGAAGTGGATGCGATTATCGGTCTTGATCCCGCGATTCCCGTAACTTACGAAGTCTTGCCGCTTCCTTCGGCACTATCCATTCAAGCGGCTAAATTATTTGCCCGCACCGGGATGATCAGGTTGGTTCCATCTATCGTAAATAGTTCTGCTGCAATTGAATCGGGCTATTTGTCAGCGGAAGATATTGCGACATATCGTTCGCTTTTCTATCGAAGGACCCTCACTTACAACATGCTTGAAGAAATGAAACAAGTCCAAGCAAACGCGGAAAAAGTCGGACAA of the Sporosarcina sp. FSL K6-1508 genome contains:
- a CDS encoding GNAT family N-acetyltransferase, whose product is MTYKVEQVEDLKAIDISHLVKESETEGYRFLTRLVNDYEDGTNTFNKPGEALLAVHNGDGEVVAIGGVNQSPFTEDTNVARLQRFYVLDDARRQGVGSLLLKEIVDYSRGTFNEMTVRTESSKADAFYRANGFELDDSASETTHLMKL
- a CDS encoding GNAT family N-acetyltransferase, producing MLIRAANIGDAPGITKVQVDSWRTTFKGIVPDDFLDSLSYAKREPVWRRAITENNLYIAEVENGQVIGFSVGGKERTGNYEAYTGELYSIFILAEHQGTGIGRLLVQSVVDDLKKKKLNTMLIWVIEENPACRFYEALGGKRIDTREIEIGGKKMREIAYGWNDIAEYN
- a CDS encoding short-chain dehydrogenase; translation: MKRTNHALVIGGTGMLTGVCLYLAREDYSVSVIGRTFSKFKQLHVDSQPNSIFPLLTDYDTDDVDEEVNKAIQERGPFDLIISWTSNYRVLERICEMNHGNASFRLFHVKGSLRYFKDESIRIHSRCNYRKIYLGFVIEESGSRWLTHDEIANGVIKQIRIDEEVGIIGQIHPYEARPR
- a CDS encoding DUF402 domain-containing protein — encoded protein: MLKRKYGSRYDWKRVTERAYTELYIDSDSSFKGYVSLLHLKEVREPLYMSYEERTVCIADDGYYWMQHFPEGQNYSVTTVFNSSGGIVQWYIDICKSIGYCTKNGPWMDDLYLDLIVLPTGKIIEKDIDELEIALKNKEISTWEYELAWTEFDRLKLELTDGCLKLKEMTMSHFDLLSQSFDVAERGN
- a CDS encoding GNAT family N-acetyltransferase codes for the protein MLIRKAEIEDTKGIAKVHVDSWRTTYKGIVPDTFLESLSYEQRELMWKKGIKENHVYIAENENGRIIGFSTGGKERTGKYEAHTGELYAIYLLKEYQGKGIGRSLIQSVVNDLKGKNLNSMLIWAIEENPACRFYEALGGKRVDTVEIEIAGKKLSEVAYGWNKIADLITK
- a CDS encoding alpha/beta hydrolase — translated: MQKLKRVIKIIILSIIIFFVVVISGSWVYHSTVMKKEIASTPAPGLLVDVKGHLMHVYTEGEGEQTIVFLSGVGTSAPVLDFKPLWSELAPTYKIAVVEKAGYGWSDTAEVSREIDIILDESRTALQLADVQPPYVLAAHSMSGLEAIRWTQKYPEEVDAIIGLDPAIPVTYEVLPLPSALSIQAAKLFARTGMIRLVPSIVNSSAAIESGYLSAEDIATYRSLFYRRTLTYNMLEEMKQVQANAEKVGQAGIPNEVPMYFFISDGNEIGIPNWREMLSDYSGQLEHGQFLYLDIGHYVHTWEPELIAKEIDTFLRSEN